GCCTATCCCACAGGGGTGATGAACGAACGTTTTATCGAGTGAAATTATGGCAATTCGACGTGAACGAGCCGAGGATGCGACGATCAATTTGACGCCGATGATCGATGTCGTCTTTCTGCTGATCATCTTTTTTATGGTCGGCAGTAAATTTAGCGAGGCAGAAAGCCGAATTAATGTGAATGTTCCTTCAGTGGGTGATCTGCGTTCGATGACGCGGGTGCCTGACGAGCGGGTGGTCGTCGTGGCCAATGATGGTTCGCTGACCCTCGACGAAACGCCTGTGACGATTGCCGAGTTGTCCGAGACGCTTCGCAATCAACATGCAAATTATCCGGCACTCAAAGTCGCGGTCCGCGGCGATGGCGAAAGCTCTTTTCAACAAGTGGCCGAAGTGTTGCACGCGGTTCGCAGCAGCGGGGTCCAACAGGTCGGATTGTCGGCAAAAAGCACCCGCCGCTGATGCATTCGGCGGGGATGACCGTTTGTCGTTGCGGTTTTCGCAGCGGGCAAACCCTTTTCTCGCACACGAAAGCAAACTCTGAGACTTCGATTCCTCGACGGTGACGACGTGCTTTCCCTTTCGTTAGACCGATCGCTTATCGCGCTGCAAACCTCGTATTCGCTGTGGGCGGATCGACGGTTGGTGTACGCCGTCGCGGCGGTGGCAGTGGCATTGCTGCTAATCACGATTTGGTTGTTTCGGCGACAAAAACGCCAAGGCCGGCAAGCGGGAATCATCTGCCTGATCGGCTCGGTCGTGCTGCATCTAATCCTGTTGTGCTTGGTCCCCTACCTGCCCAAACCCGCCGGCGGGAGCGCGGAAAGCCATCCGGATTCCGACGACACCATCGGCATTCAAGACATCGAATTCTCGTCGTTTGATCCCGAGATGCAGCGTGAAGATCATTCCCAAGCCGAGGATCAGCCCACGATCGCGCCGTTGCCGGTTTCCGATTTGGCCGACTCGCTTGTCGATCCCGAAGTCGCTGACGTGGCGGAAGCGGAGAGCGAGGAAATCGAATCGTCAGCGTCGGATGCAGCCGAAGTCGAAGTACCACCATCGATTGTGCCTCCATCGTTAGTAGCCGAGTCGACGACGGCAGTCGATTCGATGATGGATAGCCTCGATGCGGATTTCCAGAAATTGTTCGAGCCCCAGCCGGAAACTCCTCCCGTGCCGCAGCCGGCTGAACCGATGGTGCAGACGCCGGTGAACACGCCCGTCGTCGAACCGACACCCGAACCCACGACCCAACCCGTTGTTGCGCGTACCGAGCCCACGCCGCGAACGGTCGAGGCGGTTCCCGTTTCGGCAGCCGCTGCCGAGCGAGCGTTTGTGGCCGGAGCCCAGCAGAACGATTTTGCCAACCGGGTCGGAAACGCGAAAACCGAAGCCCTGATTGAAACCGGCGGCAATGTGGAAACGGAGGCCGCCGTTGCAGCGGCACTGAAATATTTGACCGTTCACCAGCGTGCCGACGGCGCCTGGGATCCTCATTCCAGCGGTGCGGGACAAGAGCGACAGCCGCTGGGGATGAACCGCGGCGGGGCCGGTTCACGCGCCGAAACGGCGTTGACCGGATTGGCGCTGTTGTCGCTGATGGGCGCCGGGCAAACGCATCAGCAAGGCGAATATGCGGACAACGTCTATCGTGGTTTGGCCTACCTGATCCGCAATCAGAAACCGGATGGATCGTTGGCCGGCAACGCGTCGATCTATGCGGCGACCTACGCCCACGGCATGGCCGCGCTGGCGATGTGCGAAGCCGCTGCGATCACCCACGATGCATCAGCGATCCAATCGGCTCGGCGTGCGATGCAGTACACGCAAAGCATGCAGCATTCGGGGACCGGCGGATGGCGTTATACCAAGGGCGACACCGGAGATTTAAGTCAGCTCGGTTGGCAAGCGATGGTATTAGATGCAGGCAGCCGAGCAGGGATTCAGCCCAGCGATGCGGCGGTTCGCGGAATGGAGCGTTTTTTGCGCAGTGTCCGGTCTGGCCGCACTGGCGGGTTGGCTAGCTATCGAGGCGGCGAGGCACCGAGCCGTACGATGACCGCCGAAGCGTTAGCGACTCGCTTGTTGATCGGCCAACGCGTGCCTCAAGCTGAGATCGACGAAGCGGAAGTCGCGTTGTTGCAACAGAAACCGGGCGTTGGGCAAGACAATTACTACTATTGGTACTACGCCACGCTCGCGCTTCATCAGTTGCAAGACGAGGCGTGGGAAGAATGGAACCGCGCACTTCAGTCGCGATTGTTGTCGACCCAGTTGCCTGATGGGCAATGGCCCACCGAAAGCGTGTGGGGAGGCTACGGCGGATCGATCTACACCACCGCAATGGCAACGCTGTGTCTAGAAAGCTACTACCGTCACACACTGCGTGAATCGAAGGCCAAAATTGCCCAGCAGCCCGCCGCGACCTGGCAGCGATAAACGGACGCTGCGATCGCCGTAGCCGTAACCGTAGCCGTAGCGAAAGTCGCCAAGACTTTCGGTCACGTTGGCGGACGTGCGAAAAGCAATTGAGAGCGGACGAAACTCTTGGCGGCTTGTTGATCTACTGAGCCGCGACGCGTCAGCGGTCGGGTCCCGCACGCCAGCCGATGCCTTAAGGCCAATGCCATCCACTTTAGTAGCGGCGCGGGGCCCGTCCGGTTGCGGCGAGTCAAACGTTCGATTTTGACCGGGCGGCTTGCACCGCACCGCTATAAAAACCACCCGTTTAGCGTGAAAGTAGAAGCCATTGAGCGATAAACGGACGCTGCCATCGCCGTAGTCGTAGCGAAAGTCGCCAAGACTTTCGGTCACGTTGGGCGGCGTACGAAAGGCAATTGAGAGCGGACGAAACTCTTGGCGGCTTGTTGATCTACTGAGCCGCGACGCGTCAGCGGCCGGGTCCCACGCGCCACCCCAATTATATTTCAAAACAGCTGCCCGCGGGTGAATTCCCGTGGCCAGCTGTTTTTGTATCGGCACCCCAAAAGGTTGCATCATCTAATCGCCTGCTTCGCTCGGGCAAGGTGACTGCGGTATGCCACCTCTCCCAAACGTTGTTTGGGAGAAGTGACTTGTGCCGCGATGCTCCCGCAACCTCTGCTCAGGCGAGGCGCCCGGCAACTCGGTTACCTCCACACCGATTCCATAAACTTAACAAAGAAATCCCAATCGACTTGGCCGAGCCCATGACCACCGCTGCGGACGTGATAACCGGTTTGGCCCACGATCCGCTGACCGTCGAGCGGCGGCATTGTCGGTTCATCGATCGCAGTTTTACCCAACAACTCGAACACCGGCGCGGCTGCGACCAGCGAAGCATATTCGCCGCGGGGATCGGCCCAAAGGTCTTCGTCCGAACTGGTCACGTACACCGCTCGCGGTGCAACCAGCGCGATCGCTTCGTGTTGGTCGATCGGCAGCTCGTGCTCGCGGTCCGCATAACTGGCAAACTGTGGCGTGAACCAATGGGGAAAGACCGTGGTGATTTGCTTAACCGTTTCTCCGTAGCCGCGACGCGACAGTGCGGCGCCGCCACAGCCAGAATTGTTGCTGTACGCGATCGCAAATCGTTCGTCCTCGGCCGCCGCCCAAATCGCCGCCTTGCCGCCGCGTGAGTGCCCGACGACGGCAACCCGGTTGGCATCGATCGAGGGCAGCGTCGATAAATAATCCAACACTCGGCTTGCTCCCCATCCCCAAGCCGACAAACTACGCCAAGCGTCATCGCTGGGCGGATTGCCGTTGGCAAAGAAAGCTCGAATCCCATCGGCGTAATCATTCTTGTTGTCGGGATCGACGTGCGAGGTGTAGAAGGTCGCCGCTGCATAGCCTTGTTGCAACAACGTCTTCACTGGCCAATACGGATCGGACTCACTCACCGCCTTTTCCAACGGAATGAAATAGCGATTGTTGATCGCAACCACCGCTGGCGTTTTTCCCGTAGTGTGATTCGGCGTAAACACAACAAAGGGAAACGTGTACGTTCGCTGGTCGACCGTGATGATCGCCTTCATGCCGCGTCCGGTGGCCAGTCCCTCGAACGCGTTTTCAATTTCTGCTGTCGTTTCGAACGTGACTTGGTACGCAGTGTCCGGGCGACGACCGTAGACCAAGTTCCGAAATTGTTCCAACAGTTCG
Above is a window of Novipirellula caenicola DNA encoding:
- a CDS encoding biopolymer transporter ExbD, whose product is MAIRRERAEDATINLTPMIDVVFLLIIFFMVGSKFSEAESRINVNVPSVGDLRSMTRVPDERVVVVANDGSLTLDETPVTIAELSETLRNQHANYPALKVAVRGDGESSFQQVAEVLHAVRSSGVQQVGLSAKSTRR
- a CDS encoding squalene--hopene cyclase; its protein translation is MLSLSLDRSLIALQTSYSLWADRRLVYAVAAVAVALLLITIWLFRRQKRQGRQAGIICLIGSVVLHLILLCLVPYLPKPAGGSAESHPDSDDTIGIQDIEFSSFDPEMQREDHSQAEDQPTIAPLPVSDLADSLVDPEVADVAEAESEEIESSASDAAEVEVPPSIVPPSLVAESTTAVDSMMDSLDADFQKLFEPQPETPPVPQPAEPMVQTPVNTPVVEPTPEPTTQPVVARTEPTPRTVEAVPVSAAAAERAFVAGAQQNDFANRVGNAKTEALIETGGNVETEAAVAAALKYLTVHQRADGAWDPHSSGAGQERQPLGMNRGGAGSRAETALTGLALLSLMGAGQTHQQGEYADNVYRGLAYLIRNQKPDGSLAGNASIYAATYAHGMAALAMCEAAAITHDASAIQSARRAMQYTQSMQHSGTGGWRYTKGDTGDLSQLGWQAMVLDAGSRAGIQPSDAAVRGMERFLRSVRSGRTGGLASYRGGEAPSRTMTAEALATRLLIGQRVPQAEIDEAEVALLQQKPGVGQDNYYYWYYATLALHQLQDEAWEEWNRALQSRLLSTQLPDGQWPTESVWGGYGGSIYTTAMATLCLESYYRHTLRESKAKIAQQPAATWQR
- a CDS encoding acetylxylan esterase is translated as MLYLTNQFSTAVFSSLFAVLFMTGFAIAEEPAAWAANPDLVKKLSAKRSFNYDESKVPDYELPDPLTMNDGTKVSSAGQWMTKRRPELLEQFRNLVYGRRPDTAYQVTFETTAEIENAFEGLATGRGMKAIITVDQRTYTFPFVVFTPNHTTGKTPAVVAINNRYFIPLEKAVSESDPYWPVKTLLQQGYAAATFYTSHVDPDNKNDYADGIRAFFANGNPPSDDAWRSLSAWGWGASRVLDYLSTLPSIDANRVAVVGHSRGGKAAIWAAAEDERFAIAYSNNSGCGGAALSRRGYGETVKQITTVFPHWFTPQFASYADREHELPIDQHEAIALVAPRAVYVTSSDEDLWADPRGEYASLVAAAPVFELLGKTAIDEPTMPPLDGQRIVGQTGYHVRSGGHGLGQVDWDFFVKFMESVWR